One window of the Leucobacter komagatae genome contains the following:
- a CDS encoding RCC1 domain-containing protein: MSQNERNALPEVVGPRFARRLIARPAIALALVSAVLLSALGISSTMVGAVTTDSSRVAGNSFVAAARVDVGPYGLAAVPSNGSMFGPGPDSGVVRFSMQPEGASPIAAERGEEFALEILLPLGVQPGTLPADESGNGFRRAWSTQEENGQWVVRSVVTAETAGALTLPSGTFDIVTEFPGVLSDEAATLHAEIKLPERLMSTHPKDSVVLPVAWNVTAGVYGLGLSGSTATNAAVKVSSHPDLGGETLHLRAGDAIVTTVSVPSSVTPGRLPEATSQAGLTTTWSSVRTGAGWDVTLTETITAPIANVPTRTAQFPVSVNQQAWTSGFTMSAQTVLPARFTSSQARTETKVPGRIAKPGLGKVSAGGGQSMALTNKWLAYGWGVNASGQVGNGTTTNVLTPTWLGYPGSQDFIQVSAGGNHTVALSSDLKVYGWGARQWSLAGGSQVDKPVQVSSSNSGAFTQVSAGYNHSLALGPNGRAWGWGSASNGELGGSSSFTWPTQLQNPAGVQFVQVEAGASTTFGLGSDGTVWGMGSNAGGRLGLGPNVSKMSKFTQIPMPDDARIVQLVSNSSTTDSHTLALTDPGEVIAWGANSSGQGGTASDGSIPAALSTPTLIQLPEGVRFTRLAAGGGVSLGLSYDGSVYSWGGRTLGYAASGKVAVPHQIPSLTAKGGYVDIAAGDQHAFASSSDGNLYGWGSGQGGRLGNNSTAFQTVPVLVPQTLSREADAAEETAPTDTAAEAGVEAEVGDAGWEAPEGTADTGAEFPDEEIGDPDTDEDGSPVSQLPAQIDPASIGHGGVKPDTIVLAAENERYTVWTARDQSEAICVIALVLPDGASNSYCARPDVFEASGVSGSMDSGTAASSEDSMQTLQTYLLPDAVEAEKAAKMIPGSKNYGQLLVRFGDFRQEESHLIELPSGDRTVEMLVLSGS; encoded by the coding sequence ATGTCACAGAACGAACGCAACGCCCTCCCGGAGGTAGTCGGCCCCAGGTTTGCACGCCGTCTCATCGCCCGGCCTGCAATCGCGCTTGCTTTGGTTTCTGCGGTATTGCTCTCTGCTCTCGGTATCTCATCGACAATGGTCGGGGCCGTCACGACGGACTCCTCGAGAGTCGCCGGGAACAGCTTTGTTGCTGCGGCTCGAGTCGACGTAGGGCCCTACGGGCTCGCCGCGGTTCCTTCCAACGGTTCAATGTTTGGGCCGGGCCCTGATTCCGGCGTGGTCCGTTTCTCGATGCAGCCCGAGGGTGCAAGCCCCATCGCTGCAGAGCGCGGAGAGGAATTCGCTCTCGAGATTCTCCTTCCCCTAGGAGTGCAGCCAGGTACACTTCCTGCGGACGAATCGGGCAATGGGTTTCGTCGCGCTTGGTCTACGCAAGAAGAAAACGGGCAGTGGGTTGTTCGCAGCGTCGTCACTGCCGAAACAGCTGGGGCCCTTACGCTTCCCTCTGGAACATTTGATATCGTCACCGAGTTTCCCGGCGTGCTTTCTGATGAAGCAGCCACCCTTCACGCAGAGATTAAACTGCCCGAACGGCTCATGAGTACTCACCCGAAGGACTCCGTTGTCCTTCCTGTTGCTTGGAACGTCACCGCTGGCGTCTACGGGCTCGGGCTCAGCGGTAGTACTGCTACGAACGCCGCAGTGAAAGTCTCAAGCCACCCCGACCTTGGCGGAGAGACGCTACACCTTCGCGCAGGTGACGCGATTGTCACGACCGTTTCGGTCCCATCTTCGGTCACGCCCGGTCGCCTCCCGGAGGCGACATCGCAAGCGGGCCTCACCACGACCTGGAGCAGCGTCCGTACCGGGGCTGGGTGGGATGTGACTCTAACAGAAACAATTACCGCTCCAATCGCGAATGTCCCGACTCGAACCGCACAGTTCCCAGTGTCTGTGAACCAACAAGCCTGGACGTCAGGCTTCACCATGAGCGCGCAGACAGTGCTCCCTGCACGGTTTACGAGTTCACAGGCACGGACGGAGACGAAAGTGCCTGGCCGTATCGCGAAGCCTGGACTCGGGAAGGTTTCTGCCGGCGGTGGCCAGTCGATGGCTCTTACCAACAAATGGCTGGCCTACGGCTGGGGCGTCAACGCAAGTGGTCAGGTGGGAAACGGGACGACTACCAACGTGTTGACGCCGACATGGCTTGGCTACCCCGGGTCGCAGGATTTCATTCAGGTTTCGGCCGGAGGAAACCACACGGTTGCGCTTAGCAGCGACCTGAAGGTCTACGGTTGGGGTGCTCGGCAGTGGTCGTTGGCGGGCGGGTCGCAAGTCGACAAGCCAGTTCAGGTCAGTAGTTCTAATTCCGGTGCCTTTACCCAGGTGTCCGCAGGTTACAACCATTCGTTGGCGCTCGGTCCTAATGGACGTGCTTGGGGATGGGGGTCTGCAAGCAACGGAGAGCTTGGCGGGAGTTCGTCATTCACCTGGCCCACGCAGTTGCAGAACCCGGCAGGAGTCCAGTTTGTGCAGGTGGAGGCCGGCGCCTCAACGACATTTGGACTTGGCTCGGACGGAACTGTGTGGGGAATGGGATCGAATGCTGGTGGACGGCTCGGACTCGGACCGAACGTGTCGAAGATGTCAAAGTTTACCCAGATCCCAATGCCAGACGACGCGCGGATCGTGCAGCTAGTGTCAAACAGCTCAACTACCGATTCCCACACCCTTGCGCTCACGGATCCTGGTGAAGTGATCGCGTGGGGAGCGAACTCAAGCGGTCAGGGCGGTACCGCGTCTGACGGCTCAATTCCGGCTGCGCTGTCTACTCCTACGCTTATTCAGCTCCCAGAGGGGGTGCGATTCACCCGGCTTGCTGCTGGCGGTGGCGTATCTCTCGGGCTCAGCTACGACGGATCCGTGTACTCATGGGGTGGTCGGACGCTCGGCTACGCAGCCTCGGGCAAGGTCGCCGTCCCGCATCAAATACCGTCCCTCACAGCGAAGGGTGGATACGTCGATATCGCGGCGGGTGACCAGCATGCGTTCGCCTCAAGTTCAGACGGCAATCTATACGGGTGGGGTTCTGGGCAGGGAGGACGACTTGGCAACAACAGCACAGCTTTTCAAACTGTCCCAGTGCTAGTTCCGCAGACGCTCAGCCGCGAAGCCGACGCCGCCGAAGAAACCGCCCCAACGGACACAGCAGCAGAAGCAGGTGTCGAAGCGGAAGTAGGAGATGCGGGTTGGGAGGCACCTGAAGGCACTGCCGATACCGGGGCAGAATTCCCGGACGAGGAGATCGGCGACCCTGATACCGATGAGGACGGCAGTCCCGTTTCTCAGCTCCCCGCCCAGATCGATCCAGCTAGCATCGGCCACGGTGGTGTCAAGCCGGACACCATTGTCCTGGCCGCTGAAAATGAGCGGTACACGGTGTGGACTGCGCGCGACCAGAGCGAGGCGATTTGTGTCATAGCTCTCGTACTTCCAGACGGGGCGTCGAACTCGTACTGTGCACGTCCTGATGTATTCGAGGCTTCCGGGGTCTCGGGGTCAATGGACAGTGGGACCGCTGCCAGCAGTGAGGATTCCATGCAGACGCTGCAGACTTATTTGCTGCCCGACGCAGTCGAAGCGGAAAAGGCTGCGAAGATGATCCCTGGCTCGAAGAACTACGGGCAACTATTGGTACGTTTCGGAGACTTTCGTCAGGAGGAAAGCCACCTGATCGAGCTTCCTTCGGGGGACAGGACGGTCGAAATGCTCGTACTGAGTGGTTCCTAG
- the cmtR gene encoding Cd(II)/Pb(II)-sensing metalloregulatory transcriptional regulator CmtR codes for MLTIASRLDVMNRLGRAMADPSRSRILMMLLDGPSYPAVLSSELGLTRSNVSNHLACLRDCGIIVAEHQGRQTRYEIADPHLAAALTSLIDVTLAVDESAACVAANCAVQGCCNASTGANGATP; via the coding sequence ATGCTGACCATTGCTTCACGTCTCGATGTCATGAACAGGCTCGGTCGCGCCATGGCCGACCCGTCCCGCTCCCGGATACTCATGATGCTGCTCGACGGGCCAAGCTATCCGGCCGTTCTCTCGAGCGAACTCGGGCTCACGCGCTCGAATGTATCGAACCACCTCGCTTGCCTGCGCGACTGCGGCATCATCGTCGCAGAGCATCAGGGCAGACAGACCCGCTACGAGATTGCCGACCCACACCTTGCCGCGGCACTCACGAGCCTTATCGACGTCACGCTCGCCGTCGACGAGAGCGCCGCGTGTGTCGCCGCGAACTGCGCCGTGCAGGGCTGCTGCAACGCCAGCACCGGCGCGAACGGGGCCACCCCGTGA